In Magnetospirillum sp. 15-1, the genomic stretch CCGGCCAGATTCCAGCCCTTGGCAACCTCGCTCAGCACGTCGCTGCTGGCGAGGTTGTCGCCCTCGATCTGCAGCAGGACGCGCGGCCCCAGCACCATCAGCACCTCGCCGTTGCGGCCCTGGGGGTCCCAGCGCAGCCCGGCCTCCTCATTGCCCACCTTGACCTTGCGGCCGTTGGGCTGGGGAAAGGCCGCCAGTTGGGCGATCGCGGCGGAGACCGCCGGGCTGTCGATGATCAGCGAGATGTTCAGCGTGCCGTCGTCGCGGCCATAGGCCCGCGTCACCGCCATTCCACCGCCGCTGCCGGCCAGGGACTGGGTCTCCACCGGCTCGGCCTGCCAGCCGGAGGGAGGAGGAGGCAGGAATTCGGCCAGTTGCCTGCCCAGCCGGGCCTGCAGTTCGGCCAAGGCGGCCTCCAGCTCCATGGCGGCACGGGCCAGGTCACCCTTGGCATGGGCGGCGCGGGCGGCGTCCAGGTGGGTGGGAACCACATCGGCGGCCCGAGCCGGCGCGGCCAGCAGGGCGGCAATACAAAGAGAAAGCGCGACGCGGCGCATGATTCGGAGTCTCTCCCGCATGTTTCCCCAAAAGCTTTACAACGGGGAAAGGCGGGCGGCAAGGATGCGCGGCGCCCCGGCTTCTGATAGGTTTTTGTTGAATTGGGGGGAAGTGCTCGTTTGAACGCCGTATTCCTGGTCCTGGTCGTCGTCTCGTTCCTGGTGGCCGCCTTCGCCGAACTGTCGGGCGGAGCGGGCGCCATGGAAGCGCTGTCGGCCGGGCTGATCGACGCGGTGGCCGGCGCCGTGCCCCTGGCCCTGGGGCTGGTGGGCATCATGGCGCTGTTCCTCGGCCTGATGAAGGTGGCGGAGGCCGGCGGCCTGCTCGCCGCCGTGGCGCGGCTGCTGGAGCCGGCGCTCGGCCGCCTGTTCCCGGAAATTCCCGCCGGCCACCCGGCCATGGGCGCCATGGTGATGAACGTGGCCGCCAATCTGCTGGGGCTGGGCAATGCCGCCACGCCGTTCGGCATCCGCGCCATGGAGCACCTGGAAAGCCTCAACCGCCACAAGGGCACCGCCAGCAACGCCCAGGTGCTGTTCCTGGCCATCAACACGGCGGGGCTCACCCTGCTGCCCACCAAGGTCATCGCCTTGCGCGCCGCCACCAGTTCCGTCTTGCCCGCCGCCATCGTCGCTCCCACCCTGATCGCCGGCCTGGTCGCCGCGCTGGTGGGCGTGCTGGCGGCACGCGGACTGCAGGGCGTATGGCAGCCCCGAAGGGATGAGGACGCCGCGCTCCCCCATCAGGCGCCCGGTCCGTTATGGCCCTGTATCGCCGCGCTGGCCGGCGTGCTGGCCCTGGCGGCGGCAATGCTGGCCTGGGGCAAGGTGTTGGGACCGTGGATTCTGCCCTCCCTGGTGGTCGGGCTGCTGCTCTACGGCGCCGCCAAGGGCGTCCGCCTTTACGAAAGCTTCGTCGAGGGAGCCAAGGAAGGCTTCGAGGTGGCGGTGCGGATCATTCCCTATCTGGTGGCCATCCTGGCGGCCATCGGCATGGTGCGGGCGTCGGGCGCCATGGATCTGCTGATCCGCCCGCTGGGGCGCCTCACCGAGGGATTGGGTCTGCCGGCCGAGGCGCTGATGATGGCCGCCCTGCGCACCCTGTCGGGCTCGGGCTCCTACGGCATGCTGGCCGCCAGCCTGAAGGACCCGGCCATCGGCCCCGATTCCTATCTCGGCGCCCTGCTGTCCACCCTTTACGGCTCGACCGAAACCACCTTTTATGTGCTCGCCGTCTATTTCGGGGCGGTGCAGGTGCGGCGCATCCGCCACGCCCTGGCGGTGGGGCTGCTGGCCGATCTGGCCGCCCTGGTCACCGCCGTGATCGTCTGCCGGCTGCTGTTCGGAGGATTGCCATGAGTTTCGCCGCCGAACTGACCGCGCTCGCCTCGGTGGTCGCCATCGACGTCACCCTGGCCGGCGACAACGCGGTGGTGATCGGCATCGCCGCCGCCGGACTGGCGCCCGAGCAGCGGCGCAAGGCCATCCTGTGGGGCATCGCCGCCGCCGCCGGCCTGCGTATCCTTTTTTCCCTGTTCGCGGTGGAACTGCTGGGCATCATCGGCCTGCTGTTCGCCGGCGGGCTGCTGCTGCTGTGGGTGTCGTGGAAGCTGTGGCGCGAACTGCGTCAGGCCACCCACGGACACGACGACGCGGACGCCGACGCCGTGCCGGCCCAGCCCAAGAAATTCGCCGAGGCGGTCAAGCAGATCGTCCTGGCCGACGTCTCCATGTCGCTGGACAACGTGCTGGCGGTGGCGGGCGCGGCGCGCGAGCACGTGTGGGTCATGGTGATCGGACTGGCGCTGTCGGTCGCCCTGACCGGCGCGGCCGCCGAGACGGTGGCCCGCATTCTCAAGCGCTGGCACTGGATCGCCTATGTGGGTCTGGGGATAATCGTGGTGGTGGCGCTGCGCATGATCTGGGACGGAGCGCAGCCGCTGCTGGTGCTGGCCAACGCCGCTCGGGGGTAGGGAGCCCTCAGGCCCCCAGCCACTCGGCTCGGAGCGCATCCCGCTCCAGGACCAGCCACTGGATGGCCAACACCGCCATGGCGTTGTTGATGCGCCCGTCCCGGCACATGGCCAAGGCTTCGGCGGGGTCGATGACGAAGACCCTTATGTCCTCGCCCTCGTGGGCCAGGCCGTGGGTGCCGGCGATGGTGGACGAATCCACCCGGGCGCAGTAGAGCTTGCAGCTTTCCGACGAGCCGCCGGCGGTCACCAGATAATCGCCCACATGGACCATGTCGGTGGGGTCCGAGCCCGCCTCCTCGCGGGTTTCGCGCCGGGCCACCGCTTCGGGAGGCTCGCCCTCCTCGATGATGCCGGCCACGCATTCCACCAGCCAGGGGTGCCAGCCGGCGGCATAGGCACCGGGGCGGAACTGCTCGATCAGGGCGATGCGGTCACGCTCGGGGTCATAAAGCAGCACCACCACGGCGTGGCCGCGCTCGAACACCTCGCGCGTCATCACATCGGTCCAGCCGCCGGCGAAGGTGCGGTGGCGCAGGCGGTAGCGGTCGACCTGGAAATAGCCCTTGAAGACCGTCTCCTTGGAGAGGATCTCGACGTCCTTGTCCCGGTCCATGGCCATCATGCTCCCAGCAGCGAACCGGCCACGCCGACCACGATGCTGATCATGCCCAGGATCAGATTGACGGTGACGATGTGACGGATACGGACCTGATACTCGGCCGCCTTGGGGTAGTCCGAGGCGGCGAAGGCCCGCTTGAAGCCTTGCCAGGGGCCGAAGAACAGCTGGAAATACAGGGCCATCATCACCAGCCCGATCAGCTGCATGATGTCCACATGGCTGGGGCCGCCGGTGAACCCGGCCTTGAAGCCCATCAGCAGGGTGGAATAGCCGGTGGCGAGCAGCACGGCGATACTGATCCATACCCAGAAGAAGAAGCGGGGAAAGACCTCGCGCCACACCGCCAGCCGCTCGGGCGGCTGGCGTTCGGCCAGTACCGGGCGCAGGATCAGGTGGGCGAAGAACATGCCGCCCACCCAGACCACTGCCGCCAGAGTGTGCAGGGCCATGGCGATGGCATAGGCGTGGTCGAGGATCATGTCCATGGCGTCAGTCCAATCCCAGGATGCCGGCGATTTCATCGGCCAGCGCCTTGATCTCCTTGGTGGCGGTATGGCGGGGATTGCTCTCCACCACGCCCTTGCCCTCCATCATGGAGGCGGCGAAGGCCACCCGGTTGCCCAGCACCGTCTGGGCCACCGGCACCTCGGAATCACGAATCTTCTTGCGGACCGCGTCCACCAGCTTGCCGCGCGACGGGGTGCGGTTGAACACCATCAGGGCGGGCGATTTCTCCTTGCGGGCCATGTCCAGCGTCGGGCCGGTGGCCCAGAGGTCCATGGGGGAAGGCTGCATGGGAACCAGGATCAGGTCGGCGGCGCGCACCGCGATGCGCACCTCGGTCTCGGCATGGGGCGGGGAATCGATCAGCACCAGATCCACATCCCGCTTCAGGCGGTCCAGTTCGGTGGACAGCCGCCAGCCCGAGGCCTGCACGAAGACGATGCCACCGCCAGCTTCCTCGACCAGGGCCTTGCGGATGTCGTACCAGGCGGCCAGCGAGCCCTGCGGATCGATGTCGAGCAGACCGACGCGGCGCCCGGCACGGGCGAAGGCCACCGCCAGTTGCGCGGCGATGGTGGTCTTTCCGGCGCCGCCCTTTTGCTGGGCGATGGTTACGGCCTTGGCCGCCATGATGTCCCCCTCGTCTTGAACCGTCGGGAGAAGGCTATCCCTTTGGCCTCATTTTGCAAGGGGCTGTGAGCCGTCGCAGCGGATTCCCAGGGTGAAGATGGTTTCCTCGCCCACCTCGCAGAGGTCGTCGGGCCGGAAGCCCGGCAAGGCCCTGTTGACGAAGGCCGGCAGATTGTTGGCCTGATTGCCCCGGAACACCGTGCAGGGATAGGCGGCGACCACCTCGGCCACCACCATGGGCTTGTTCCACTGCATGAAGCCGCTGCTCCACCACGAATGCTCGTTGATGAACCAGGTGTAGTGGTCCTTGGGCATGAACTCGGCCAGCTTGGGCGAGTAGCGGGCCTTGGAGTTCATATCGCCGCGCTGCAGCGCATAAGACAGGGTCGAGGCGGAATCATAGTCGATCTTGGCGCAGGCCTTGAACCGGTTCATGTCGAAGGCCTGGGTCTGGCGGGTCCAGCGGGCCAGTTCGGCATATTGCCTCCACGAGGCCTGGGCGCTGATGACCACCAGGACGAGGCCGAGCACGCTCCACACCCTGAGATGGGGGCGGGGCGGGAATATCTTGGCCGACAGCACGAACAGAAGGGCGAGGCTGGGGCCGGTCAGCAGCAGGGCCGGCACCAGGTAATGGGCGGCGGGCTGCTTGGCCACCGCCAGGATGGTGAAGACCTCCGCCGCGACCAGACCGGCCAGCAGCCCGGCCATCTTGTCCGCCGTGATCAGGCCGCGCCGCCGCAGCCGCACATAGCCGCCCAGGGCGAACAGCGACAGCCCCACCACGATGGTGAAGATGATCTTGGAGCCGAACAGGCCGATCACCGCCTTGCCATAACGGCCCGATTGCACCACGCCGGCATCGCCGGCGCCATAGGCGCCGCTGTGGGTCAGTACCCTGGTCCACCAGCCCAGGAAAATATCGAGCGACGGCAAAGCGGGCGAGAAGAAGATCAGGAAGCCGGCGATGGTGGACAGCGGCAGCACCAGGAACAGCCGGCGGCGGTCCAGAATGAACAGCGGCACCAGCCCCAGCGCCACGAACTGGATCTTGCAGGCGATGCCGAAGCCCAGCGCCAAACCCAGCCAGCCCACCTGCCGGTCGGTCAGCGTCTCGGCCTTGGCCACCTTCAGGGCGACGATCAGCACCCAGGCCACAGCGATGATCAGAAAGCCCTCGGGCTTGGGGTGCAGGCCGAACTTGGGGATGATCATGGACAGGAACGGCGCGCCCTGGGCCAGCAGGGCCGGGGCCAGCCGGCCGGTCGCCACCATGAAGGCGCGGCCCATCAGGACCAGCGACAGGCCGATCAGCGGGTACATGACCCAGGTGACCACCCGCAGATGCCGCTCGGGATCGCGCAGCACGGCGTCGACGATGGCCCCGGTGGGCTCGCCCACATGCATCAGCCGGTAGACCATGGCGATGAACACGTGCACCGGCGTGCCGGGATGGCCCATGTCGGTGGGAGCCAGCCCCTCGACCAGCAGCAGGCCGTTGGTCAGGTAGTAGTAATCGGGGTCCAGGTTGAACACCTGCCAGAACGGCTGCGACGCCGCTCCCATGGCGAACAGCAGGGCGGTGAACAGCGCGGGAAGGATCAGGAGGCTGAGATTACGCTTCACGGCTTCACCTGCAGGACGGCATAGAGGTTGGCGCCCCAGATCTCGGGCGGATTGAGCAGCGCCCAGGACAACAGCCGGCAGACCAGGGCGTCGGTCAGACGCCGCCGGGTCGAACCCTGACGCTGGCCGTAGAGCAGCGGGGCGGCGAAACCGGCGGCATCGGCCAACTGGCGCACCGAGATAGGGGCGAAGGCGGTACGGTGGGTCAGGTCGCCGTACTGGTAGGACAGCCCCCAGGGCGAGCCGGCATTGGGCACCTTGATCACCACCCGCCCGCCATCGGCGAGGCGGCCGCGCAGGGATTGCAGCAGGCGCAGGGCGTCCGACGCCTCGAAATGCTCCAGCACGTCCAGCAGGACGATGCGGTCGAAGCGGCCCAGGGATTCGTCGGCCAGCACCTCCCACACGTCGCGGCAGATGAAATCGTCCCGCGCCGCCTCTGGGATGACCTTGGCCAGGGCGGGATCGTGGTCGATGCCCAGGACGCGGCGCACGCCCTTGCCCCGCAGATAGGCGAGGAAGGCGCCGGTGCCGCAACCGATCTCCAGAAAGGAATGGGAGGGAGAGCATTCGGCCGGCCCCCAGATTTCGGCGTCGAGCCGCGCCACCTGCTTGGGGCCGACCTGCGGCGTCACATAGCCCTTGTGGCTGGCATAGGTGCCGTAGAATCCCGGCGCACGCTGGTTCAAACCGGCCTCCCCTGTCTGTGTGTTGGGTGTAGCGGATCAAGGCGGCCTTGGGCAAGCCGCCGATTTGGCCCTATACTGCCCATCTCCTTCAAGCGCGAGGACACCATGCCAGGCAAACCCGCGTCCCCAGGCAAACCGGCGTCCAGGGCGAAAGCCCCCGTCCGCCTCTCCCTCACCGTCAACGGCATGCCACGCGACGCGGCGGCGGCCGATGGCGACATGCCGCTGATCTTCTGGCTGCGCGACGAGTTGGGCCTTGCCGGAACCCATCTCGGCTGCGGTAAGGGCGAGTGCGGCAGTTGCACCGTGCTGATTGATGGCGAGCCGGCCCGCTCGTGCCAGACCACCCTGGCGATGGCGGCGGGCAGGGCGGTGACCACCATCGAAGGGCTGGGCACGCCCCAGGCGCCTCATCCGCTCCAGGCCGCCTTCATCACCGAGCAGGCCGCCCAATGCGGCTGGTGCACCGCCGGACTGGTGGTGGAAGGCGCCGCCCTGCTGGCCCGTAACGCCCAACCCAGCCGGGACGAGGCCAAGGCGGCGCTGGACGGCCATCTGTGCCGCTGCGGCAGCCACCACCGTGTATTGCGCGCCGTGATGCGCGCCAGCGGGAGGGAGCCGTCATGAATCCGCCGCTCTCGCGCCGCGCCCTGTTGGGCTCCATGGCGGCGCTCACCGTCGCCTTCGCCCTGCCCCGTCCGGCCCGATCAGCCGCGGCCAAGACCAATGATCCGGCCGAGGTGGACGGCTTCCTGGCCATCGGCGCCGACGGCTCGGTCACCGTCTATTGCGGCAAGGTCGATCTCGGCCAGGGCCTGCGCGTCGCCATCCGCCAGATGGCCGCCGAGGAACTGGGCATCGGCATCGAAGCCATCGCCCTGATCGAGGGCGACACCCTGCTCACCCCCGACCAGGGTCCCACCGCCGGCTCCACCGGGGTGGCCAAGGGCGGCGTGCAGATCAGGCAGGCCGCCGCCACGGCGCGTCAGGCCCTGATCCGCCTGGCCGCCATCCGGCTGGAGCGCGCCCCGGAGGATTTGGACCTGCTGGACGGCGCCGTCACGCCCAGGGACGGCGGCCGCTCCATCGGCATGGGTGATCTGGTGGGAGAGGGCGGCTTCGCCCTGAAGCTCGATCCCAAGGCGCCGCTGCGCGATCCGGCCGGGTACCGGGTGGTGGGCAAGCCCCTGCCCCGCCCCGACATCCCGGCCAAGGTCTGCGGCACCCACGCCTATGTCCACGATTTCAAGCTGCCCGGCATGCTGCACGGCCGGGTGATCCGCCCGCCCTCGGTGGGGGCAAGCCTGCTCCAGGTGGATGAGGGCTCCATCAAGGCGGTCAAGGGCGCCCGCGTGGTGCGGATCAAGGACTTCCTGGCGGTGGTGGCGAGCCGTGAATGGGATGCCATCCGCGCCGCCCGGATGCTGAAGGCCGTCTGGTCGGACTCCGCCCCGCTGATGGGGCATCGGGCGGTACGGGCCGCCCTCGGGACCGGCCCCTTCATCGCCGAGGAGGTCCTGAAGACCAAGGGCGACGCCGCCGCCCGCCTCGCCGAGGCGCCGCCCGCCGTGGAATATTACTGGCCGGTGCAGTCCCACGGCTCGCTGGGTCCCAGTTGCGCCGTCGCCCAGGTCAAGGACGGCACCGCCACCATCTGGACCGCCTCCCAGGCCACCCACAAATTCCGTCCCGCCTTCGCCGCCCTGCTGGGCTTGCCCGTGGACAAGGTGCGGCTGGTCTATCTCGACGGTTCGGGCTGCTACGGCATGAACGGCCATGACGACGCCGCCGCCGATGCCGCCCTGCTGTCCAAGGCCACGGCCAAGCCGGTACGTGTGGCCTGGAGCCGCGATGATGAACTGGGCTGGGACCCCAAGGGGCCGCCCCAGTTGATCGCCTTGCGCGGCGCCATGTCGCCGGCCGGACAAGTGCTGGGCTGGAGCACCGAGATGTGGCTGCCCAAGGCCACCGCCGGCCTGTCCAACGTGCCGCTGCTGGCCCCCGAGGCGGCGGGCATCAACCAGCCCAGGGGGCTGATCACCGGCCTGATCGCCCAGAACGGCGACCCGCCCTACGCCACCACGGATCTGGAGGTCAAGGTCCACTGGCTGGCCGATGCGCCGCTGCGCCCCAGCAACATCCGGGCGCCGGGCAAGATCGCCAATGTCTTCGCGGTGGAAAGCTATTTCGACGAATTGTGCGCCGGCGTGGGGCTGGACCCGCTGGTCACCCGCCTGATGGGCCTGCGCGATCTCAGGGGCGTCGCCGTGCTGAGCAAGGCGGCCTCCATGATGGCCTGGGCGCCGCGCCCCGTCCCCAACCCCAAGGGCGACGGCAACGGGCGCGGCATCGCCTATGTCCATTACAAGCACTCGGAAACCTATGTGGCCGTCGCCATGGAGGTGGCCGTGGACCGCGACACCGGCCGTATCGTCGTGAAAAGGGTGACCTGCGCCCACGATTGCGGGCTGGTGATCAATCCCGACGCCCTGAAGATGCAGGTCGAGGGCTGCATCCTCCAGACCCTGTCGCGCACCCTGCTGGAGGAGGTGACCTTCGACCAGTCCCGCGTCACCTCGACCGACCAGTCGACCTACCCCATCCTGGGCTTCGCCGAGGTTCCCGAACTGGCCATCGAACTGATCGACCGCCCCGACCAGCCGCCCATGGGCGGCGGCGAGGCGGCCACCACCCCGGTACCCGCCGCCCTGGCCAACGCGGTGTTCGACGCGGTGGGCATCCGGCTGCGCACCGTGCCGTTCACGCCGGAGCGGGTGAAGGAGGCCCTGTCCCGCCTCCCCCGGCCGGCGGAGGGCGATCCGAAGCCCAAGGACGACGATACCGACACCTGAAGCGTACGCCCCTTGTAGTTCACCACCCGACTAGCTACATTCTTCCCGTGGTAATTAGATGGAAACTACACAAGTCATGACGGACATTCGCGACGGCTTCCTCGACTCCATCGGCAACACCCCCCTGATCCGCCTCA encodes the following:
- a CDS encoding nucleoside recognition domain-containing protein, with amino-acid sequence MNAVFLVLVVVSFLVAAFAELSGGAGAMEALSAGLIDAVAGAVPLALGLVGIMALFLGLMKVAEAGGLLAAVARLLEPALGRLFPEIPAGHPAMGAMVMNVAANLLGLGNAATPFGIRAMEHLESLNRHKGTASNAQVLFLAINTAGLTLLPTKVIALRAATSSVLPAAIVAPTLIAGLVAALVGVLAARGLQGVWQPRRDEDAALPHQAPGPLWPCIAALAGVLALAAAMLAWGKVLGPWILPSLVVGLLLYGAAKGVRLYESFVEGAKEGFEVAVRIIPYLVAILAAIGMVRASGAMDLLIRPLGRLTEGLGLPAEALMMAALRTLSGSGSYGMLAASLKDPAIGPDSYLGALLSTLYGSTETTFYVLAVYFGAVQVRRIRHALAVGLLADLAALVTAVIVCRLLFGGLP
- a CDS encoding YjbE family putative metal transport protein (Members of this highly hydrophobic protein family,regularly are found preceded by the yybP-ykoY manganese riboswitch (see RF00080). A metal cation transport function is proposed.), translated to MSFAAELTALASVVAIDVTLAGDNAVVIGIAAAGLAPEQRRKAILWGIAAAAGLRILFSLFAVELLGIIGLLFAGGLLLLWVSWKLWRELRQATHGHDDADADAVPAQPKKFAEAVKQIVLADVSMSLDNVLAVAGAAREHVWVMVIGLALSVALTGAAAETVARILKRWHWIAYVGLGIIVVVALRMIWDGAQPLLVLANAARG
- a CDS encoding NUDIX domain-containing protein, which translates into the protein MAMDRDKDVEILSKETVFKGYFQVDRYRLRHRTFAGGWTDVMTREVFERGHAVVVLLYDPERDRIALIEQFRPGAYAAGWHPWLVECVAGIIEEGEPPEAVARRETREEAGSDPTDMVHVGDYLVTAGGSSESCKLYCARVDSSTIAGTHGLAHEGEDIRVFVIDPAEALAMCRDGRINNAMAVLAIQWLVLERDALRAEWLGA
- a CDS encoding DUF4149 domain-containing protein — its product is MDMILDHAYAIAMALHTLAAVVWVGGMFFAHLILRPVLAERQPPERLAVWREVFPRFFFWVWISIAVLLATGYSTLLMGFKAGFTGGPSHVDIMQLIGLVMMALYFQLFFGPWQGFKRAFAASDYPKAAEYQVRIRHIVTVNLILGMISIVVGVAGSLLGA
- the parA gene encoding ParA family partition ATPase, encoding MAAKAVTIAQQKGGAGKTTIAAQLAVAFARAGRRVGLLDIDPQGSLAAWYDIRKALVEEAGGGIVFVQASGWRLSTELDRLKRDVDLVLIDSPPHAETEVRIAVRAADLILVPMQPSPMDLWATGPTLDMARKEKSPALMVFNRTPSRGKLVDAVRKKIRDSEVPVAQTVLGNRVAFAASMMEGKGVVESNPRHTATKEIKALADEIAGILGLD
- a CDS encoding class I SAM-dependent methyltransferase, with translation MNQRAPGFYGTYASHKGYVTPQVGPKQVARLDAEIWGPAECSPSHSFLEIGCGTGAFLAYLRGKGVRRVLGIDHDPALAKVIPEAARDDFICRDVWEVLADESLGRFDRIVLLDVLEHFEASDALRLLQSLRGRLADGGRVVIKVPNAGSPWGLSYQYGDLTHRTAFAPISVRQLADAAGFAAPLLYGQRQGSTRRRLTDALVCRLLSWALLNPPEIWGANLYAVLQVKP
- a CDS encoding (2Fe-2S)-binding protein; its protein translation is MPGKPASPGKPASRAKAPVRLSLTVNGMPRDAAAADGDMPLIFWLRDELGLAGTHLGCGKGECGSCTVLIDGEPARSCQTTLAMAAGRAVTTIEGLGTPQAPHPLQAAFITEQAAQCGWCTAGLVVEGAALLARNAQPSRDEAKAALDGHLCRCGSHHRVLRAVMRASGREPS
- a CDS encoding molybdopterin cofactor-binding domain-containing protein, encoding MNPPLSRRALLGSMAALTVAFALPRPARSAAAKTNDPAEVDGFLAIGADGSVTVYCGKVDLGQGLRVAIRQMAAEELGIGIEAIALIEGDTLLTPDQGPTAGSTGVAKGGVQIRQAAATARQALIRLAAIRLERAPEDLDLLDGAVTPRDGGRSIGMGDLVGEGGFALKLDPKAPLRDPAGYRVVGKPLPRPDIPAKVCGTHAYVHDFKLPGMLHGRVIRPPSVGASLLQVDEGSIKAVKGARVVRIKDFLAVVASREWDAIRAARMLKAVWSDSAPLMGHRAVRAALGTGPFIAEEVLKTKGDAAARLAEAPPAVEYYWPVQSHGSLGPSCAVAQVKDGTATIWTASQATHKFRPAFAALLGLPVDKVRLVYLDGSGCYGMNGHDDAAADAALLSKATAKPVRVAWSRDDELGWDPKGPPQLIALRGAMSPAGQVLGWSTEMWLPKATAGLSNVPLLAPEAAGINQPRGLITGLIAQNGDPPYATTDLEVKVHWLADAPLRPSNIRAPGKIANVFAVESYFDELCAGVGLDPLVTRLMGLRDLRGVAVLSKAASMMAWAPRPVPNPKGDGNGRGIAYVHYKHSETYVAVAMEVAVDRDTGRIVVKRVTCAHDCGLVINPDALKMQVEGCILQTLSRTLLEEVTFDQSRVTSTDQSTYPILGFAEVPELAIELIDRPDQPPMGGGEAATTPVPAALANAVFDAVGIRLRTVPFTPERVKEALSRLPRPAEGDPKPKDDDTDT